The proteins below come from a single Lactobacillus johnsonii genomic window:
- a CDS encoding TMEM175 family protein, whose product MKRNRKEYNFNDFSKQEKEKLKTVRQELIQAQKEEPESLREHLQAFNDGVMAIIITIIVLEIQPAINEVHYGQFLANIIVFLITFFVVADFWYDLHLAFSYYIFKPSKTIAVLDFFFLADLSLLPVMTKWIMAESSTFAVANFGVVFLIAKILEYLIQYFGAKKTAKYSQIMNIIISRSFIRKVAVTLFLNIVLIGLSFVLPRLAMILYVVIPVISFLFPVKRNKIM is encoded by the coding sequence ATGAAAAGAAACAGAAAAGAATACAATTTCAACGATTTTTCAAAGCAAGAAAAAGAAAAATTAAAGACTGTTCGCCAAGAACTTATTCAAGCACAAAAAGAAGAACCAGAAAGCTTGCGTGAGCACCTGCAAGCTTTCAACGATGGGGTAATGGCAATCATTATTACAATTATTGTATTAGAAATCCAGCCAGCTATTAATGAAGTTCACTATGGGCAATTTCTCGCAAATATTATTGTATTTTTAATTACATTCTTCGTCGTAGCTGATTTTTGGTATGATCTGCATTTAGCATTTTCCTACTATATATTTAAGCCTTCGAAAACAATAGCTGTTTTAGATTTCTTTTTCTTAGCCGACCTTTCTCTTCTTCCAGTAATGACAAAATGGATTATGGCAGAAAGTTCAACATTTGCGGTAGCTAATTTTGGAGTAGTTTTTTTAATTGCTAAAATTTTAGAATATTTGATTCAATATTTTGGTGCTAAGAAGACAGCAAAATATTCACAAATCATGAACATTATTATTAGTCGATCTTTTATTAGAAAGGTCGCTGTCACCTTATTTTTAAATATTGTTCTCATTGGTCTATCGTTTGTTCTTCCTAGACTTGCCATGATTCTTTATGTAGTTATACCAGTAATTTCATTTTTATTCCCAGTTAAGCGGAATAAAATCATGTAA